A single genomic interval of Solimonas sp. K1W22B-7 harbors:
- the grxD gene encoding Grx4 family monothiol glutaredoxin, protein MDALQRIKQQVTDNPIMIYMKGTPDFPQCGFSARATQAIKACNVPFSYVNIFEDEEVYRALPKYANWPTFPQLYVKGELVGGCDITIDLFQSGELQKMLQEAVADQKAA, encoded by the coding sequence ATGGACGCGCTGCAGCGCATCAAGCAACAGGTTACCGACAACCCGATCATGATCTACATGAAGGGTACGCCGGATTTCCCGCAGTGCGGTTTTTCCGCTCGTGCGACCCAGGCCATCAAGGCCTGCAATGTTCCGTTCTCCTACGTGAACATCTTCGAAGACGAGGAGGTCTACCGCGCCCTGCCGAAGTACGCCAACTGGCCGACCTTCCCCCAGCTCTACGTCAAGGGCGAACTGGTGGGGGGCTGCGACATCACGATCGACCTGTTCCAGTCGGGCGAGCTGCAGAAAATGCTGCAGGAAGCGGTCGCGGACCAGAAAGCGGCCTGA
- a CDS encoding DJ-1 family glyoxalase III, with product MNALVVVAHGSESLEAVTIINVLRRGDVEVTVASIESSFAVEGTRGVMLTAEALWTDVGGRDFDLIVLPGGEKGAQALSDHAGLVEKLKAQRQAHRWTGAICASPALVLSRHGLLDGKKATCYPAFREQLLHYVDLPVVVDGHCVTGQGPASALAFGLQLVEVLRGADQRKSVAQGLLAA from the coding sequence ATGAATGCACTGGTAGTCGTCGCCCATGGATCGGAGTCCCTGGAGGCCGTAACCATCATCAATGTCCTGCGCCGGGGCGACGTCGAGGTCACCGTCGCCAGCATCGAATCCAGCTTTGCGGTGGAAGGTACCCGCGGCGTGATGCTGACCGCGGAAGCACTCTGGACCGATGTTGGCGGCCGGGACTTCGACCTGATCGTGCTGCCCGGTGGCGAGAAGGGGGCCCAGGCCCTGTCGGACCATGCCGGCCTGGTCGAGAAACTCAAGGCCCAGCGCCAGGCCCACCGCTGGACCGGGGCGATCTGCGCCTCGCCGGCGCTGGTGCTGTCGCGCCACGGCCTGCTGGACGGCAAGAAGGCCACCTGCTACCCCGCCTTCCGCGAACAGCTGCTGCACTACGTCGACCTGCCGGTGGTGGTCGACGGCCACTGCGTCACCGGCCAGGGACCGGCCAGCGCCCTGGCCTTCGGCCTGCAGCTGGTGGAGGTGCTGCGCGGCGCCGACCAGCGCAAGTCGGTGGCCCAGGGCCTGCTGGCGGCCTGA
- the icd gene encoding isocitrate dehydrogenase (NADP(+)) has protein sequence MSYRHIKVPTTGEKVSVRDGKVHVPDQPILGYVEGDGIGPDITKACLRIWDAAVEKAYGGQRRIHWCEVYLGEKAAGLYDNNYCPDETIKALSDLMISIKGPLTTPVGGGFRSLNVALRQDLDLYACVRPVRHYTGVPSPLKNPGKVDVVIFRENTEDVYTGIEFKAGSPENEKLAKFLREELKAKFFEGAGLGVKPISAFGTKRLVRKAIQYAIENGRESVTLVHKGNIMKFTEGAFRNWGYEVAREEFGSVTITEEQLYAEYKGKQPEGKIVIKDRIADIMFQMMLLRPEEFDVLATMNLNGDYLSDAIAAEVGGVGIAPGANIGDHVAVFEATHGTAPKYANQNKVNPGSLLFSGVMMLEYMGWKEAADLITLVYPEVVSDGIVTYDFARQIDGATEVGTSQFADALIERIRGGVDLEAKRKAQQEQLVRERKQREIRRLLQPMEEMLDSGHMPHTVADLMTRSLITCTDDETVESAMHLMSDSNVSSLVVEPDAKGQWGILTRRDIVAKIVRGGKNPATTKVRELATRPVVSVPAETSIREAASMIADSSFSRLTVAQGDKVIGIVTETDIFNAVDKFGWAADAG, from the coding sequence ATGTCCTACCGCCACATCAAGGTCCCCACGACCGGAGAGAAGGTCAGCGTCAGGGACGGCAAGGTGCACGTTCCAGACCAGCCGATCCTCGGCTACGTCGAGGGCGACGGCATCGGTCCCGACATCACCAAGGCCTGCCTGCGCATCTGGGATGCGGCGGTGGAGAAGGCCTACGGTGGCCAGCGCAGGATCCACTGGTGCGAGGTCTATCTCGGCGAAAAGGCCGCCGGCCTCTATGACAACAACTACTGCCCGGACGAGACCATCAAGGCGCTGTCCGACCTGATGATCTCGATCAAGGGCCCGTTGACCACCCCGGTCGGCGGCGGCTTCCGCTCGCTCAATGTTGCACTGCGTCAGGACCTGGACCTGTACGCCTGCGTGCGCCCGGTGCGCCACTACACCGGCGTGCCCAGCCCGCTGAAGAACCCCGGCAAGGTCGACGTGGTGATCTTCCGCGAGAACACCGAGGACGTGTACACCGGCATCGAGTTCAAGGCCGGCTCGCCGGAGAACGAAAAGCTGGCCAAGTTCCTGCGAGAGGAACTGAAGGCCAAGTTCTTCGAGGGCGCCGGCCTCGGCGTCAAGCCGATCTCCGCCTTCGGCACCAAGCGCCTGGTGCGCAAGGCCATCCAGTACGCGATCGAGAACGGCCGCGAATCGGTGACCCTGGTGCACAAGGGCAACATCATGAAGTTCACCGAGGGCGCCTTCCGCAACTGGGGCTACGAGGTGGCGCGCGAGGAATTCGGCAGCGTCACGATCACCGAGGAGCAGCTCTACGCCGAGTACAAGGGCAAGCAGCCGGAAGGCAAGATCGTCATCAAGGACCGCATTGCCGACATCATGTTCCAGATGATGCTGCTGCGGCCCGAGGAGTTCGACGTGCTGGCCACGATGAACCTCAACGGCGACTACCTGTCCGACGCCATCGCGGCGGAAGTGGGCGGTGTCGGCATTGCGCCGGGCGCCAACATCGGCGACCACGTCGCCGTGTTCGAGGCCACCCACGGCACCGCGCCGAAGTACGCCAACCAGAACAAGGTCAACCCCGGTTCGCTGCTGTTCTCCGGCGTGATGATGCTGGAGTACATGGGCTGGAAGGAAGCGGCCGACCTGATCACCCTGGTCTACCCGGAAGTGGTCAGCGACGGCATCGTCACCTACGACTTCGCGCGCCAGATCGACGGCGCCACCGAGGTCGGCACCAGCCAGTTCGCCGACGCGCTGATCGAGCGCATCCGCGGCGGCGTGGACCTGGAGGCCAAGCGCAAGGCGCAGCAGGAGCAACTGGTCCGCGAGCGCAAGCAGCGCGAGATCCGCCGCCTGCTGCAGCCGATGGAGGAGATGCTGGATTCCGGCCACATGCCGCACACGGTAGCGGACCTGATGACGCGCTCCCTGATTACCTGCACCGACGACGAGACGGTGGAGAGCGCGATGCACCTGATGTCCGACAGCAACGTCAGCTCGCTGGTGGTGGAGCCCGACGCCAAGGGCCAGTGGGGCATCCTCACGCGCCGCGACATCGTCGCCAAGATCGTCCGGGGCGGCAAGAACCCGGCCACCACCAAGGTGCGCGAGCTCGCCACCCGCCCGGTGGTGTCGGTGCCGGCCGAGACCAGCATCCGCGAGGCCGCCAGCATGATCGCCGACTCCAGCTTCAGCCGCCTGACCGTGGCGCAGGGCGACAAGGTGATCGGCATCGTCACCGAGACCGACATCTTCAACGCGGTGGACAAGTTCGGCTGGGCCGCCGACGCCGGCTGA
- a CDS encoding competence/damage-inducible protein A translates to MSLGLFVIGDEILSGKRQDKHLSKVIGLLGERGIALDWAQFLGDDQDRIAGAIAAVARRGDTLLSCGGIGATPDDCTRQAAAQAFGRPIARHPEAEALILAQYGDQARPNRVLMADFPAGAELIPNPVNRVAGFSVGQCYFVPGFPEMAWPMLEWVLDQRLRPLHQAEPPVEFSLNAIGPVTEGDLLPLMRDTLARYPGIKLSSLPFRGSPERPRQIEFGFKGPRAEAAAAYASFREGLKAWPEVQVEELSRP, encoded by the coding sequence ATGAGTCTCGGCTTGTTCGTGATCGGCGATGAAATCCTGTCGGGCAAGCGCCAGGACAAGCACCTGTCGAAGGTGATCGGCCTGCTGGGCGAGCGCGGCATCGCGCTGGACTGGGCGCAGTTCCTGGGCGACGACCAGGACCGCATCGCCGGGGCCATCGCCGCCGTGGCGCGACGCGGCGATACCTTGCTGTCCTGCGGCGGCATCGGCGCCACGCCCGACGACTGCACCCGCCAGGCCGCCGCCCAGGCCTTCGGCCGGCCGATCGCCCGCCACCCCGAGGCCGAGGCGCTGATCCTGGCGCAGTACGGCGACCAGGCCCGGCCCAACCGCGTGCTGATGGCGGATTTCCCAGCCGGGGCGGAGCTGATCCCCAACCCGGTGAACCGGGTGGCGGGGTTTTCGGTGGGGCAGTGCTACTTCGTCCCCGGGTTCCCGGAAATGGCCTGGCCGATGCTGGAATGGGTGCTGGATCAGCGCCTGCGCCCGCTGCACCAGGCCGAGCCGCCGGTGGAGTTCTCGCTCAACGCCATCGGCCCCGTCACCGAGGGCGACCTGCTGCCGCTGATGCGGGACACCCTGGCGCGCTACCCGGGCATCAAGCTGTCGAGCCTGCCGTTCCGCGGCTCGCCGGAACGGCCGCGGCAGATCGAATTCGGCTTCAAGGGCCCACGGGCCGAAGCGGCCGCGGCGTATGCCAGCTTCCGCGAGGGGCTGAAGGCCTGGCCGGAAGTGCAGGTGGAGGAGTTGAGCAGGCCTTGA